The following proteins come from a genomic window of Nicotiana tomentosiformis chromosome 12, ASM39032v3, whole genome shotgun sequence:
- the LOC104085412 gene encoding putative late blight resistance protein homolog R1A-4 isoform X1 encodes MSSNQFLSSKTRLFEHLQQQLDNILYFPETFIDMVKFLKNEFKFLDIFFRLQSFTDEPNMLDVTQKIHSLFRDAAVEFSELHLANYCDFYNSVQNEIWLIKMEIKAKYSFPKISLPLSANKDGIAIPKFVTEFIHSMAENLPNLVKIDDSRSLLFVPETMEHVEVILKEVNLLHNFFCFVSERFVEPQSQHHVNFFTHVLAVAGYASTFFWLYLPDLAPEEINVLLSDFLRMRIKPIQPCIREIYVNVLQSLKATIQSGWYPNIQHEPAADTEASFVKIILHNLVELPANSNSSQRVALNDHLANLQEMLNLLRANIIHVPIRDLELLSVLRYIDTVIIDVGLLVYSLYKGEDEEKEDISLAEVNPAQVLDQLPGNIQHIISAVIYPTIRKAFQSKLPGINGLGYVDFLLNNLKEFQSRHSDSLASVTKQLQIIQKDFEGFQPFLKAVSQEQHNDLEKIQRCATQLINKAYEVEHIVDACICKVHVWCLGHWLLDIMEEITLIKAEVADIQGKNIVEDAMDTGTIHTSSNLARSPMMNDEFVGFKDVIEDLRYLLIRGTRGRDVVSIVGMPGLGKTTLAYRLYSDRSIVSYFDIRAMCCVSQIYSRKHLLLAILRDVIGEDYKRRENHADELANELRKALFSKRYLILVDDVWEASAWDDLIGCFHDGNNGSRIILTTRNHEVANYARSESDPLQLRMFNDDESWELLRKKVFGDESFSPLLTKVGQKIAKKCGRLPLSIALVAGILAETEKKEECWEQVANNLGPRIHKDSRAIIEQSYQMLPYHLRSCFLYFGAFLEDSVINVSKLTRLWISEGFVKSCEGKSLEDIAKGYLENLFGRNLVMGTKRSSGGEIKACLIHDLLHDFCKERAAEENLLISIKRRDQNTNPSSRVYCHKQLAHRMSIYGEDYHIGESSSYLSHVGSFIMHNRVHLTCHELSHIFFTYKFLKVLDLEFTCIDSFPTDLVYLRYLAAKTSKSSISSFIANCWNLETLIIHNDEGKMSVPITLWEMIKLMHLHISKCSFTIENAEELHENSKTLDDLKTLSTPSFSCVEDAELMLGKTPNLRELRCRVKGVDNFQYYVLNFPTGIETLKIHNSNPKKKIPFCISAPNLKNLKLKWFHLRPQHLLGIASLQNLQVLKLEWVYFKDRKWKVSNGEFPQLKVLKLYNIFSLREWTVPDDAFPNLEHLVLRHCYSLEEIPSCFRDISSLKSIVVRICNDSVDKSARDIWETQVEDYQNSEFRVSITSKVRNVIKGSQNI; translated from the exons ATGTCTTCTAACCAATTTCTGTCTTCAAAGACTCGTCTTTTTGAGCATCTGCAACAACAACTTGACAATATTTTGTACTTCCCTGAAACTTTTATAGATATGGTCAAGTTCTTAAAAAACGAATTCAAATTTCTGGATATCTTTTTCCGCTTGCAGAGCTTCACAGATGAACCCAACATGCTAGATGTCACTCAGAAAATCCACTCTCTTTTTCGAGATGCTGCAGTTGAGTTTTCTGAATTGCACCTAGCCAACTACTGTGATTTCTATAACTCGGTTCAAAATGAGATTTGGTTGATTAAGATGGAAATTAAAGCCAAATATTCCTTTCCTAAAATATCATTACCACTTTCAGCCAACAAGGATGGTATTGCTATTCCCAAATTTGTAACAGAATTTATCCATTCCATGGCAGAGAATCTTCCTAATCTAGTGAAGATTGATGATTCACGTTCACTTCTTTTTGTTCCCGAAACAATGGAACATGTGGAAGTTATTTTAAAGGAAGTGAACTTGCTGCATAATTTCTTCTGCTTTGTTTCAGAGAGGTTTGTAGAGCCTCAGAGCCAACATCATGTTAATTTCTTCACTCATGTTTTAGCTGTGGCTGGCTACGCATCAACGTTTTTCTGGTTGTATTTACCAGACTTGGCTCCAGAAGAAATAAATGTTTTGCTTTCTGATTTCTTGCGAATGAGGAttaagcccattcaaccatgcaTCCGCGAGATCTATGTTAATGTCTTGCAATCTTTGAAGGCGACAATACAGTCAGGATGGTATCCCAACATCCAACATGAGCCAGCAGCTGACACCGAAGCCAGTTTTGTGAAGATAATTCTACACAATTTGGTGGAACTGCCAGCTAATAGCAACTCCAGTCAGAGAGTTGCTTTGAATGATCACTTGGCAAACCTTCAGGAGATGCTCAACCTCTTGAGAGCCAATATCATCCATGTGCCGATACGAGATCTTGAACTTCTGTCAGTTCTTCGATATATTGACACTGTCATTATTGATGTCGGGCTTCTCGTTTATTCCTTATATAAAGGCGAGGATGAGGAGAAGGAAGACATATCACTTGCAGAAGTGAACCCTGCACAAGTTCTCGATCAGTTGCCGGGTAACATTCAACACATAATTAGCGCAGTGATTTATCCCACCATTCGGAAGGCGTTCCAATCTAAATTGCCAGGGATTAATGGACTAGGCTATGTTGATTTCCTTTTAAACAACTTGAAGGAGTTCCAAAGCCGCCATTCAGATTCACTAGCTTCTGTCACGAAACAACTTCAAATCATTCAGAAGGATTTTGAgggcttccaaccttttctgaaGGCTGTTTCACAAGAGCAACACAATGACCTCGAAAAAATTCAACGTTGTGCTACACAATTGATTAACAAAGCATATGAGGTAGAACACATTGTTGATGCTTGTATATGCAAAGTTCATGTCTGGTGCCTAGGGCATTGGCTCTTGGATATCATGGAGGAGATTACTCTTATCAAAGCAGAGGTAGCAGATATTCAGGGGAAAAACATAGTTGAGGATGCAATGGATACCGGCACAATTCATACATCATCAAATTTGGCAAGGTCTCCAATGATGAATGATGAATTTGTGGGTTTTAAGGACGTCATAGAAGATCTAAGATACCTACTGATAAGAGGAACCAGAGGGCGAGATGTTGTATCAATTGTCGGCATGCCGGGTCTAGGAAAGACGACTCTAGCCTACAGACTCTACTCTGACAGGTCAATTGTTTCTTACTTTGACATTCGTGCAATGTGTTGTGTGTCTCAAATATATTCACGTAAGCACTTGTTACTGGCAATTCTACGTGATGTTATTGGTGAGGATTATAAACGTAGAGAAAATCATGCTGATGAGTTAGCTAATGAGCTTCGCAAAGCTTTATTCTCCAAAAGATATCTCATCCTTGTTGATGACGTGTGGGAAGCTAGTGCGTGGGATGATCTAATAGGTTGTTTTCATGATGGCAATAATGGAAGTAGAATCATTCTAACAACCCGAAATCATGAAGTAGCTAATTACGCTAGATCTGAAAGTGATCCCCTTCAACTTCGTATGTTTAACGATGATGAAAGTTGGGAGTTACTCCGGAAAAAGGTGTTTGGTGACGAAAGCTTTTCCCCTCTCCTAACAAAAGTTGGGCAAAAAATAGCAAAAAAGTGTGGCCGGTTGCCTCTTTCAATTGCTTTGGTGGCTGGTATTCTAGCAGAGACGGAGAAGAAAGAAGAATGTTGGGAACAAGTGGCCAACAATTTAGGTCCTCGCATTCACAAAGACTCGAGGGCCATTATAGAACAAAGTTATCAGATGTTACCCTATCATTTGAGGTCTTGCTTTCTTTACTTTGGAGCATTCTTAGAGGACAGTGTGATTAATGTTTCAAAGTTAACACGGTTGTGGATCTCCGAAGGATTTGTAAAAAGTTGTGAAGGCAAGAGCTTGGAGGATATAGCAAAGGGTTATTTGGAAAatctttttggaagaaatctagTGATGGGAACTAAGAGGAGCTCGGGAGGTGAGATCAAAGCATGTCTCATTCATGACCTATTGCATGATTTCTGCAAGGAGAGAGCAGCGGAAGAGAATCTTCTCATATCGATCAAAAGACG TGATCAAAATACTAATCCTTCTTCCCGCGTTTACTGTCACAAGCAACTTGCTCATCGCATGTCCATTTATGGTGAAGACTATCATATTGGAGAATCAAGCTCGTACTTGTCACATGTTGGTTCTTTCATTATGCATAATCGTGTTCACCTTACATGTCACGAACTCTCCCACATTTTTTTCACCTACAAATTTCTGAAAGTGTTGGATTTAGAGTTCACTTGTATTGATTCTTTCCCAACTGATCTAGTTTACTTGAGGTATCTTGCTGCAAAAACTTCGAAGTCGTCGATTTCATCATTCATAGCCAATTGTTGGAATCTTGAAACTCTGATAATACACAATGATGAAGGCAAAATGTCAGTACCCATTACACTGTGGGAGATGATTAAATTGATGCATCTTCATATTTCGAAGTGCAGCTTTACCATAGAAAATGCAGAAGAATTACATGAGAACTCAAAAACACTTGATGATCTGAAAACTCTTTCCACTCCAAGTTTTTCTTGTGTCGAGGATGCAGAATTGATGTTGGGAAAAACACCTAATCTTCGGGAACTGAGATGCAGAGTCAAGGGTGTTGACAACTTTCAGTACTATGTACTGAATTTTCCAACAGGGATTGAAACGCTGAAGATTCATAATTCAAATCCAAAGAAAAAAATCCCCTTTTGCATCTCTGCGCCAAATCTCAAAAACTTGAAACTAAAATGGTTTCACCTACGTCCTCAGCACTTATTAGGAATTGCTTCACTTCAGAATCTTCAAGTACTCAAACTGGAGTGGGTGTACTTTAAAGATAGGAAATGGAAAGTGAGCAATGGCGAGTTCCCTCAACTCAAAGTCTTGAAATTATACAATATATTCTCCTTACGAGAATGGACTGTTCCCGATGATGCCTTTCCTAACCTTGAACACTTGGTTTTGCGTCATTGCTACTCTCTTGAGGAGATTCCTTCTTGTTTCAGAGACATCTCTTCTCTAAAATCCATTGTGGTAAGGATATGCAATGATTCTGTCGACAAGTCAGCAAGGGATATTTGGGAAACGCAAGTTGAAGATTATCAGAATTCAGAGTTCCGGGTCTCTATCACTAGCAAAGTCAGAAATGTTATTAAGGGgtctcaaaatatataa
- the LOC104085412 gene encoding putative late blight resistance protein homolog R1B-23 isoform X2 has translation MLDVTQKIHSLFRDAAVEFSELHLANYCDFYNSVQNEIWLIKMEIKAKYSFPKISLPLSANKDGIAIPKFVTEFIHSMAENLPNLVKIDDSRSLLFVPETMEHVEVILKEVNLLHNFFCFVSERFVEPQSQHHVNFFTHVLAVAGYASTFFWLYLPDLAPEEINVLLSDFLRMRIKPIQPCIREIYVNVLQSLKATIQSGWYPNIQHEPAADTEASFVKIILHNLVELPANSNSSQRVALNDHLANLQEMLNLLRANIIHVPIRDLELLSVLRYIDTVIIDVGLLVYSLYKGEDEEKEDISLAEVNPAQVLDQLPGNIQHIISAVIYPTIRKAFQSKLPGINGLGYVDFLLNNLKEFQSRHSDSLASVTKQLQIIQKDFEGFQPFLKAVSQEQHNDLEKIQRCATQLINKAYEVEHIVDACICKVHVWCLGHWLLDIMEEITLIKAEVADIQGKNIVEDAMDTGTIHTSSNLARSPMMNDEFVGFKDVIEDLRYLLIRGTRGRDVVSIVGMPGLGKTTLAYRLYSDRSIVSYFDIRAMCCVSQIYSRKHLLLAILRDVIGEDYKRRENHADELANELRKALFSKRYLILVDDVWEASAWDDLIGCFHDGNNGSRIILTTRNHEVANYARSESDPLQLRMFNDDESWELLRKKVFGDESFSPLLTKVGQKIAKKCGRLPLSIALVAGILAETEKKEECWEQVANNLGPRIHKDSRAIIEQSYQMLPYHLRSCFLYFGAFLEDSVINVSKLTRLWISEGFVKSCEGKSLEDIAKGYLENLFGRNLVMGTKRSSGGEIKACLIHDLLHDFCKERAAEENLLISIKRRDQNTNPSSRVYCHKQLAHRMSIYGEDYHIGESSSYLSHVGSFIMHNRVHLTCHELSHIFFTYKFLKVLDLEFTCIDSFPTDLVYLRYLAAKTSKSSISSFIANCWNLETLIIHNDEGKMSVPITLWEMIKLMHLHISKCSFTIENAEELHENSKTLDDLKTLSTPSFSCVEDAELMLGKTPNLRELRCRVKGVDNFQYYVLNFPTGIETLKIHNSNPKKKIPFCISAPNLKNLKLKWFHLRPQHLLGIASLQNLQVLKLEWVYFKDRKWKVSNGEFPQLKVLKLYNIFSLREWTVPDDAFPNLEHLVLRHCYSLEEIPSCFRDISSLKSIVVRICNDSVDKSARDIWETQVEDYQNSEFRVSITSKVRNVIKGSQNI, from the exons ATGCTAGATGTCACTCAGAAAATCCACTCTCTTTTTCGAGATGCTGCAGTTGAGTTTTCTGAATTGCACCTAGCCAACTACTGTGATTTCTATAACTCGGTTCAAAATGAGATTTGGTTGATTAAGATGGAAATTAAAGCCAAATATTCCTTTCCTAAAATATCATTACCACTTTCAGCCAACAAGGATGGTATTGCTATTCCCAAATTTGTAACAGAATTTATCCATTCCATGGCAGAGAATCTTCCTAATCTAGTGAAGATTGATGATTCACGTTCACTTCTTTTTGTTCCCGAAACAATGGAACATGTGGAAGTTATTTTAAAGGAAGTGAACTTGCTGCATAATTTCTTCTGCTTTGTTTCAGAGAGGTTTGTAGAGCCTCAGAGCCAACATCATGTTAATTTCTTCACTCATGTTTTAGCTGTGGCTGGCTACGCATCAACGTTTTTCTGGTTGTATTTACCAGACTTGGCTCCAGAAGAAATAAATGTTTTGCTTTCTGATTTCTTGCGAATGAGGAttaagcccattcaaccatgcaTCCGCGAGATCTATGTTAATGTCTTGCAATCTTTGAAGGCGACAATACAGTCAGGATGGTATCCCAACATCCAACATGAGCCAGCAGCTGACACCGAAGCCAGTTTTGTGAAGATAATTCTACACAATTTGGTGGAACTGCCAGCTAATAGCAACTCCAGTCAGAGAGTTGCTTTGAATGATCACTTGGCAAACCTTCAGGAGATGCTCAACCTCTTGAGAGCCAATATCATCCATGTGCCGATACGAGATCTTGAACTTCTGTCAGTTCTTCGATATATTGACACTGTCATTATTGATGTCGGGCTTCTCGTTTATTCCTTATATAAAGGCGAGGATGAGGAGAAGGAAGACATATCACTTGCAGAAGTGAACCCTGCACAAGTTCTCGATCAGTTGCCGGGTAACATTCAACACATAATTAGCGCAGTGATTTATCCCACCATTCGGAAGGCGTTCCAATCTAAATTGCCAGGGATTAATGGACTAGGCTATGTTGATTTCCTTTTAAACAACTTGAAGGAGTTCCAAAGCCGCCATTCAGATTCACTAGCTTCTGTCACGAAACAACTTCAAATCATTCAGAAGGATTTTGAgggcttccaaccttttctgaaGGCTGTTTCACAAGAGCAACACAATGACCTCGAAAAAATTCAACGTTGTGCTACACAATTGATTAACAAAGCATATGAGGTAGAACACATTGTTGATGCTTGTATATGCAAAGTTCATGTCTGGTGCCTAGGGCATTGGCTCTTGGATATCATGGAGGAGATTACTCTTATCAAAGCAGAGGTAGCAGATATTCAGGGGAAAAACATAGTTGAGGATGCAATGGATACCGGCACAATTCATACATCATCAAATTTGGCAAGGTCTCCAATGATGAATGATGAATTTGTGGGTTTTAAGGACGTCATAGAAGATCTAAGATACCTACTGATAAGAGGAACCAGAGGGCGAGATGTTGTATCAATTGTCGGCATGCCGGGTCTAGGAAAGACGACTCTAGCCTACAGACTCTACTCTGACAGGTCAATTGTTTCTTACTTTGACATTCGTGCAATGTGTTGTGTGTCTCAAATATATTCACGTAAGCACTTGTTACTGGCAATTCTACGTGATGTTATTGGTGAGGATTATAAACGTAGAGAAAATCATGCTGATGAGTTAGCTAATGAGCTTCGCAAAGCTTTATTCTCCAAAAGATATCTCATCCTTGTTGATGACGTGTGGGAAGCTAGTGCGTGGGATGATCTAATAGGTTGTTTTCATGATGGCAATAATGGAAGTAGAATCATTCTAACAACCCGAAATCATGAAGTAGCTAATTACGCTAGATCTGAAAGTGATCCCCTTCAACTTCGTATGTTTAACGATGATGAAAGTTGGGAGTTACTCCGGAAAAAGGTGTTTGGTGACGAAAGCTTTTCCCCTCTCCTAACAAAAGTTGGGCAAAAAATAGCAAAAAAGTGTGGCCGGTTGCCTCTTTCAATTGCTTTGGTGGCTGGTATTCTAGCAGAGACGGAGAAGAAAGAAGAATGTTGGGAACAAGTGGCCAACAATTTAGGTCCTCGCATTCACAAAGACTCGAGGGCCATTATAGAACAAAGTTATCAGATGTTACCCTATCATTTGAGGTCTTGCTTTCTTTACTTTGGAGCATTCTTAGAGGACAGTGTGATTAATGTTTCAAAGTTAACACGGTTGTGGATCTCCGAAGGATTTGTAAAAAGTTGTGAAGGCAAGAGCTTGGAGGATATAGCAAAGGGTTATTTGGAAAatctttttggaagaaatctagTGATGGGAACTAAGAGGAGCTCGGGAGGTGAGATCAAAGCATGTCTCATTCATGACCTATTGCATGATTTCTGCAAGGAGAGAGCAGCGGAAGAGAATCTTCTCATATCGATCAAAAGACG TGATCAAAATACTAATCCTTCTTCCCGCGTTTACTGTCACAAGCAACTTGCTCATCGCATGTCCATTTATGGTGAAGACTATCATATTGGAGAATCAAGCTCGTACTTGTCACATGTTGGTTCTTTCATTATGCATAATCGTGTTCACCTTACATGTCACGAACTCTCCCACATTTTTTTCACCTACAAATTTCTGAAAGTGTTGGATTTAGAGTTCACTTGTATTGATTCTTTCCCAACTGATCTAGTTTACTTGAGGTATCTTGCTGCAAAAACTTCGAAGTCGTCGATTTCATCATTCATAGCCAATTGTTGGAATCTTGAAACTCTGATAATACACAATGATGAAGGCAAAATGTCAGTACCCATTACACTGTGGGAGATGATTAAATTGATGCATCTTCATATTTCGAAGTGCAGCTTTACCATAGAAAATGCAGAAGAATTACATGAGAACTCAAAAACACTTGATGATCTGAAAACTCTTTCCACTCCAAGTTTTTCTTGTGTCGAGGATGCAGAATTGATGTTGGGAAAAACACCTAATCTTCGGGAACTGAGATGCAGAGTCAAGGGTGTTGACAACTTTCAGTACTATGTACTGAATTTTCCAACAGGGATTGAAACGCTGAAGATTCATAATTCAAATCCAAAGAAAAAAATCCCCTTTTGCATCTCTGCGCCAAATCTCAAAAACTTGAAACTAAAATGGTTTCACCTACGTCCTCAGCACTTATTAGGAATTGCTTCACTTCAGAATCTTCAAGTACTCAAACTGGAGTGGGTGTACTTTAAAGATAGGAAATGGAAAGTGAGCAATGGCGAGTTCCCTCAACTCAAAGTCTTGAAATTATACAATATATTCTCCTTACGAGAATGGACTGTTCCCGATGATGCCTTTCCTAACCTTGAACACTTGGTTTTGCGTCATTGCTACTCTCTTGAGGAGATTCCTTCTTGTTTCAGAGACATCTCTTCTCTAAAATCCATTGTGGTAAGGATATGCAATGATTCTGTCGACAAGTCAGCAAGGGATATTTGGGAAACGCAAGTTGAAGATTATCAGAATTCAGAGTTCCGGGTCTCTATCACTAGCAAAGTCAGAAATGTTATTAAGGGgtctcaaaatatataa
- the LOC138903402 gene encoding uncharacterized protein yields the protein MNEDTNKNLVEDVVNQISAESGSRQTDVDFRPDVIQEPEKNENIKTTIEKLEAVVLFKQWPDRKVNIGAKLSPEMRAYLSNPPLLAKPKDGERLLVHLAVSEMAISVVLVREDKALVMASRKLRPYFQCHPISVITPYPLRNILHKQELSVRLAKWVIELSEYDIMYQPRTAIKSQILADFVADFSTEIVLGTEKELHVFTGSNPGTWTLFTDGSSNVKGAGLGIVLIPPSGESIRQAIKCYPITNNEAEYEAVIAGLELARKLAIEQIIIKSDSQLIVNQMQGTYIARKVRMQQYLEKARELIKQFQTWKFVQIPREENAEADALVNLASVVEITNAENAIVIHLFHPTLDQDKNEVNFNNLTWDWRNEFVNFLQYGTLPEDKKESQLLRRKAARYYLI from the exons ATGAATGAAGATACGAACAAGAATCTCGTCGAAGATGTGGTAAATCAGATCTCAGCTGAAAGTGGCTCAAGGCAAACAGATGTAGATTTCAGACCCGATGTCATTCAAGAACCAGAGAAGAATGAAAACATCAAAACAACAATTGAAAAACTCGAAGCTGTTGTACTATTCAAGCAATGGCCAGAccgaaaagttaatattggagcgAAGCTGAGCCCAGAAATGAGAG CATATTTGTCAAATCCACCCCTGCTAGCTAAACCAAAGGATGGAGAGAGGCTACTCGTCCATCTTGCAGTATCAGAAATGGCGATAAGTGTAGTTTTAGTACGAGAAgataaag CATTAGTTATGGCATCCAGAAAGTTGAgaccttattttcaatgtcatcctatctCTGTAATAACTCCTTACCCTCTAAGGAATATACTACATAAACAAGAATTGTCAGTAAGATTGGCTAAATGGGTTATAGAACTCAGTGAATATGATATTATGTACCAACCTAGAACTGCAATAAAATCACAAATTTTAGCAGATTTTGTAGCGGATTTTAGCACAGAAATAGTTCTTGGCACAGAAAAGGAACTACATGTATTCACCGGCTCTAATCCAGGTACATGGACTCTATTTACTGATGGCTCCTCGAATGTTAAAGGAGCAGGTTTAGGTATTGTTTTAATCCCACCTTCGGGAGAAAGTATAAGACAAGCAATAAAATGCTATCCCATTACTAATAATGAAGCAGAGTACGAGGCTGTAATTGCAGGTTTGGAACTGGCACGAAAATTGGCTATAGAGCAAATCATAATTAAAAGTGATTCCCAGCTGATAGTTAACCAGATGCAGGGGACTTATATAGCTAGAAAGGTACGAATGCAGCAATATTTGGAAAAGGCACGAGAATTGATAAAACAATTTCAGACATGGAAATTTGTGCAAATACCCAGGGAAGAGAATGCGGAAGCAGATGCACTAGTGAATCTCGCGTCAGTTGTGGAAATAACAAATGCAGAAAACGCTATCGTGATACATTTGTTTCATCCAACACTCGACCAAGATAAAAATgaggtaaatttcaataatttaacttgggactggagaaacgaaTTTGTTAATTTTCTGCAGTATGGAACCTTACCTGAAGACAAGAAAGAGTCTCAGTTACTTCGACGAAAAGCTGCCCGTTACTACTTAATTTGA
- the LOC138903403 gene encoding uncharacterized protein yields MHIPKYDGTTDPLDHVTAFTTGVKGNDLTKQEIESVLVKTFGETLTKGALTWYSLLPENSIDPFAELADLFIKAHSGAQKVEKRMEDIFKVKQRDTELLREFVDRFQHERMMLQRVPDNWAAMAFASNLNEKSSEATRRPKESLREFPATTWNDVYNRYNTKLLIEEDIVAQSRVDERTNSRRSDSEKRLLQGEVEHLLKQGYLTDLFSEKGKQSYMKNRQEPLKPPSPKRTVNVISGREEVNGVTYTTAKKTSKFTVTHGKRVRQVLEEDSITFDDADADGLIIPHNDALVISLLIHDTNVKRILIDPGSSVNIILLRVVNEMQMGDKIIPKARSLSRFDNSTVITKGEIVLTTFAEGVIKYTKFQVIDTNMAYNVILGRPWIHDMDAVPSTLHQAIKFPS; encoded by the exons ATGCACATCCCAAAATATGATGGAACAACTGATCCACTAGATCACGTAACTGCATTCACAACAGGCGTAAAAGGCAATGATTTGACCAAACAAGAAATTGAGTCAGTTTTGGTCAAAACATTTGGAGAAACACTCACGAaaggggcattaacatggtattctcttttacctgaaaattctattgatccttttgctgagcttgcagatttattcataaaagcacattcgggagctcaaaaagttgaaaaaaggATGGAAGATATCTTTAAGGTAAAACAAAGAGATACTGAGTTACTGAGGGAATTTGTGGATAGATTTCAACATGAAAGAATGATGCTTCAACGAGTACCTGATAATTGGGCAGCCATGGCGTTCGCAAGTAATTTGAATGAAAAGAGCTCAGAAGCCACGAGAAGACCCAAGGAAAGCTTACGAGAATTCCCTGCTACAACATGGAACGATGTATATAACAGGTACAATACCAAGCTACTGATTGAAGAAGACATCGTTGCACAGTCAAGGGTTGATGAAAGAACAAATTCAAGGCGATCAGATTCTGAAAAAAG ATTATTACAAGGTGAAGTAGAGCATTTGCTAAAGCAAGGCTATTTAACCGACTTATTTAGCGAGAAAGGCAAGCAATCTTATATGAAAAATAGACAAGAACCTCTAAAACCTCCGTCTCCAAAAAGAACAGTTAACGTGATAAGCGGAAGGGAAGAAGTCAATGGTGTAACATACACAACTGCGAAAAAGACGTCAAAATTCACTGTGACCCACGGGAAGCGAGTTCGCCAAGTTTTGGAAGAAGATAGTATAACATTTGATGATGCAGATGCAGATGGCTTGATAatccctcacaatgatgcactggtaatatctttacttatacatgatactaatgtaaaacgaattttgattgatccaggtagctccgtGAATATTATTCTTCTAAGAGTGGTGAATGAAATGCAAATGGGCGACAAGATAATACCAAAAGCGCGATCCTTATCTAGATTCGATAATTCAACCGTTATTACAAAAGGTGAGATAGTGCTTACCACATTTGCAGAAGGAGTTATCAAGTATACGAAATTCCAAGTAATAGATACGAACATGGCTTATAATGTGATActtgggaggccatggattcatgaCATGGATGCTGTACCATCTACGTTACATCAAGCCATTAAGTTTCCTTCATAA